Below is a genomic region from Bradyrhizobium sp. 1(2017).
CACGCAGTCGTCGGGCGTGAACCACGCGACGACGTTCTGGTTCACGCTGTAGGCATCGGTCTCGAGGCGCGCGCTGTTGACGACTGCAGCTTGCACCGTTCCGCCGGCATCGAGCTTCACCTTGTAGGTGGTGGTGCCGCCGAGATAGCAGATGTCGGCGATCACGCCCTCCAGAGTGTTGATCGCCGCTTCACGGCCGGCCTCGGACACCGGCCCGCGGCGCGAGAGCTTGACCTTCTCGGGCCGGATCGCGACCGACAATGTCGTCTCGCCCACCGGCTCGCGCGGCTCCGCCGCCACCAGCGTGCCCGCTTCACGCGTCGCAATCACCAGACGATGGCCATCGCGCAGCTTGAATTCGCCGTCGAACAGATTGACGTCGCCGACGAACTCGGCGATCCAGCGCGACCGCGGCGCCTCATAGAGCTCGCGCGGAGCGGCGACCTGCGCCAGTTTGCCGGCCTTCATCACGCCGATCCGGCTCGCCATCGTCATCGCCTCCTCCTGGTCGTGGGTGACGATGATGAAGGTCATGCCGAGCCGGCGCTGCAGCTCCATCAGCTCGGCTTGCGTGCCCTCGCGCAATTTCTTGTCCAGCGCTGCGAGCGGCTCGTCGAGCAGCAGGAGCTGCGGACGGCGCGCCAACGCCCGCGCCAGTGCCACGCGCTGGCGCTGGCCGCCGGAGAGCTGGTCGGGCTTGCGCTTCTCCATTCCTTCGAGCTTCACCAGAGCAACCATCTCCGCAACACGCATGGCAATGTCGGGCCGCGCCATGCCGGCGCGCTTCAGGCCGAAGGCGATGTTGTCGCGCACCGACAGATGCGGAAACAGCGCGTAGTTCTGGAACATCATGTTGATTGGCCGCTCATGCGGCAGCGCCTGCGCGATGTCCTTGCCGCCGAGCAGGATGCGCCCCTCGTCCGGCGCCTCGAAGCCGGCGAGCATGCGCAGCAGCGTGGTCTTGCCGCAGCCGCTGGGCCCAAGCAGCGCGAAGAACTCCCCGGCCTTGATGTCGAGCGACACGCCGTCCACCGCACGGAAGGTCCCGAACGTCTTGGCGACGCCCTCGATGCGCAAGAGCGGCTGCCCCGCCGGATATTGATCTCCGCGGACCGCGTCGGCCGCGGCGTCTGCTCTGGGCAATTCGTCCGTCATGGTCCCTGCCAACCCCGAATCCGCCGCACGCTAGCGGCCGATCGCCCTTTGCTCAACCGGTTCCAAGCTGCTCGTTCACACCCGACATGAACGCGGCCAGCGCATCACGATCTGCCGCGGGCATGGTCAGGCCGAGCTTGGAACGGCGCCAGAGGATGTCGTCGGGGAAGCGCGCCCATTCATGGCTCATGAGATAGCGCACCTCGGCGGCGGTCAGTTCGGGACCGAAGGCGGGACCAAGATCGTCTCTGGTCTTCGCTCCACCCAGCACTGCCCCCAATCGCGAGCCATAGGCGGCGACGAGGCGCTGGGCCTGCGTCTCCCCGAGGAACCGCCAGCGGTCGCGGGCGAGGTCCACCTCCGTGTCGAAACGATCCCAGGCAAAATCGCCGCCCGGCAGCGCTGCGCCGGCGGTCCAGGGCGGCGACATCGGATAGAACGGTGTCAGCCGCGTCACCGCCCGCTCCGCGCGCAGACGCGAGGTGGTGACGTCGCCGCCGAACATCGTGATCAGCGGCGCCTTGCGTCGGCGCGCATGGAACAGGGTCGTGCCGTCACGTCGCCGTGCGGACGCCAACGTCAGGTTGACGCCGGAGACCGTCCGGACCACGTCGGTTGGCGTGACGCGTTCGCGGAAATAGCGGCTGGCCGCTTCGCAGAGATAGCTGACGTCGGCCCCACGCATCGCCACGATCGCGGGATCGCCGGTGAAATCATGCGTGACCGTGCCGACCAGGGTGAAGTCGCGTTCGAAGGGCCGGGCAAAGATCAGGCGCCCGTCGTTGTTCTGGAAGACGTAGACATTATCGCTGTCGTACAGCCGCGGCACGATGATCTGGCTCATCTGCGTCGCTGCCATTGGGGCTTGCTGATGCCGCAGCACGGTCTCCGCGACCATTGGCGTCCAGGCCCCCGTGGCGTTGGCGAGGGCCCGGGCCGTGATCGTGCGGCGGTGGCCGCGATCGACCACCGCAAGCCGCCAGGTGTCGGTTCGATCGGCGCGGACGCAGCGCG
It encodes:
- a CDS encoding ABC transporter ATP-binding protein, which gives rise to MTDELPRADAAADAVRGDQYPAGQPLLRIEGVAKTFGTFRAVDGVSLDIKAGEFFALLGPSGCGKTTLLRMLAGFEAPDEGRILLGGKDIAQALPHERPINMMFQNYALFPHLSVRDNIAFGLKRAGMARPDIAMRVAEMVALVKLEGMEKRKPDQLSGGQRQRVALARALARRPQLLLLDEPLAALDKKLREGTQAELMELQRRLGMTFIIVTHDQEEAMTMASRIGVMKAGKLAQVAAPRELYEAPRSRWIAEFVGDVNLFDGEFKLRDGHRLVIATREAGTLVAAEPREPVGETTLSVAIRPEKVKLSRRGPVSEAGREAAINTLEGVIADICYLGGTTTYKVKLDAGGTVQAAVVNSARLETDAYSVNQNVVAWFTPDDCVVLPP
- a CDS encoding glycerol-3-phosphate dehydrogenase, with amino-acid sequence MADYDLAIIGGGLNGVSLARDAAGRDLRVILFEQSDLGGAASSATPRLIHGDLSVLERRGFWRVRRALAERRTWLRIAPHLVRPMQFVIPAHSEERPPWLLRAGLFLYDNLSSRSGLPVATTLDITHHPVGNALKRPFGTAFAYSDCVVDDSRLVVLTALDAAERGAVIRTGARCVRADRTDTWRLAVVDRGHRRTITARALANATGAWTPMVAETVLRHQQAPMAATQMSQIIVPRLYDSDNVYVFQNNDGRLIFARPFERDFTLVGTVTHDFTGDPAIVAMRGADVSYLCEAASRYFRERVTPTDVVRTVSGVNLTLASARRRDGTTLFHARRRKAPLITMFGGDVTTSRLRAERAVTRLTPFYPMSPPWTAGAALPGGDFAWDRFDTEVDLARDRWRFLGETQAQRLVAAYGSRLGAVLGGAKTRDDLGPAFGPELTAAEVRYLMSHEWARFPDDILWRRSKLGLTMPAADRDALAAFMSGVNEQLGTG